The following nucleotide sequence is from Dialister pneumosintes.
AGCTTCTTCGGGTACTGCTACTCTTGAGACTGCGCTTATGGAGCTTCCGACAGTATTGGTGTACAAATTATCACCGATTACTTGGTTTCTTGCTAAGCATTTAGTTCATATAAAATATGCAGGACTTCCAAATATTATTTTAAATAAAGAAGTGACTCCTGAACTTTTGCAGAGTGCAGTAACACCGAAAAATATTAAAGAAATTATTGAACCGTGGATTACTGACTCATCTATACGGAACCAAAATGTTATTGAGCTTCGACGTGTGAGAGAAAAACTGGGGAACAGTGGTGCGGTTCAAAGAGTTGTAGAGCTGATTTTAAACGTTGCGGAGAAAAGAAACGTATGAATAATCCAATGTCAAAAAGCAAAATAACTAGTTATCGTCGTTTATTAGAATACTTATGGCCATATTGGCGTGTTCTTTTAATAGCTATTGTTTGCATGTTATTTGTAGCAGCTTCTAATTTAATACTTCCGTGGGTAATTAAAGATGTAGTAGATCGGGTATTGATGGATAAAGATGTATATATGCTTTATTGGGTGATTGCTGCTATTCTCATAGTATTTCTTATTCGTGGAATTACTACATTTGGTCATAGATTCCTTATGGGATATATTGGTCAACGGGTTATTACAGATTTAAGGTATTCCTTATATAAACATCTACAAAAGTTATCTATTTCATACTATGACAAGAGGCGTACCGGTGAAATTATGAGTAACTTAACCAACGATATTGCAGCTTTGCAAAGTGCTATTGTAGAAAACTTTGTAAGTTTGGTGCAAGAAGGGTTAATATTCATTGGTTCTTTTATTTCCATGGTGTATTTACAATGGAAATTAACGATTCTTTGTTTGGTCATTGTACCTTTAGTTACCGGAACCATTCGCTTTTTTGGACGTAAACTACATAATAGCGGTCGAACTGTACAAGAAAAATTGGCAGATGTAACCTCTATGCTGCAAGAAACTATTCAGGGTGTAAGAATCATTCGAAGCTTTAATCGAACAGATTTTGAAATTCAACGTTTTCAGAGTGTTAATGAATCAAACTTTAACGCAACGGTACGAACGATTCGACAACAGAGTCAAATGACTCCTTTTGTTGAATTCTTCTCTGCATTTGCTGTTACTGCTATCATTTGGTATGGAGGCATGTCTGTCATTAATGGAGTAATGACCAGTGGGGAGCTTATAGCTTTTTTAATGTATGCGATTAACTTGGCAAACCCTGTAAAGCGAGTGGCAGAAGCAGTAGGAAATATTCAGAAATCTTTAGCTGCGGCTGATCGTGTTTTCCATATATTGGATACTAGACCTGATACGATTGAAAAAGAAAACGCAAAAGAGTTGGTTATTAATGACGGTTGTGTGAAATTCAAGCATGTAAAATTTCATTATAATGAAGGACATCCGATCTTGGAAGACTTTGATTTTACTGCACAGGCAGGTAAAACTATTGCTATTGTAGGACCTTCCGGTGCAGGAAAAACAACTGTGGCTAATATATTACCGAGGTTTTATGATGTCACCGGTGGAGCTGTATATATTGATGGTGTAGATATTCGGGATGTTACATTAAGTTCTCTTCGTGAACAAATTGGTATGGTTCCACAAGATACTATGCTGTTTAATACTACAATAAAAGATAATATTTTATATGGACGTTTAGATGCTACCGATGAAGAAATTTGGGAAGCCGTTAGGGCAGCAAATGCAGAAGAATTTATAAAAGCATTACCTCAAGGACTTCAGACAATGGCAGGAGATCGAGGTGTTGTTTTATCCGGGGGGCAGAGACAACGAATATCCATTGCACGTGCAATTTTAAAGAATCCAAAGATTTTAATTTTAGATGAAGCAACTTCTGCATTAGATACAGAAAGTGAAAAAGTGGTGCAAGATGCTTTAGATAAGTTAATGATAGGCCGTACGGCTTTTGTTATTGCACATCGACTTTCAACTATAAAGCATGCTGATCATATTTTGGTTCTTAACAATGGACGTATTGAAGAGCAAGGTACACATGAAGAATTGATTTCACGACATGGTCTTTATTATGAGTTGTATACAATGTCCACAAAAAATGCGGAAGGAGTATAAAGTATGTATTGGATTTATAATATTTGTCTTGTAGCATACTGGATTTTACAAATTCCGATTTTAGTGTATCGTTTATTGTTTGAAGAAGGCTTTTATGAACGTTTGAAACAAAGTGCAGGTATAATGCCGACACCAACTTTAGAAAAGATTGCATAT
It contains:
- a CDS encoding ABC transporter ATP-binding protein encodes the protein MNNPMSKSKITSYRRLLEYLWPYWRVLLIAIVCMLFVAASNLILPWVIKDVVDRVLMDKDVYMLYWVIAAILIVFLIRGITTFGHRFLMGYIGQRVITDLRYSLYKHLQKLSISYYDKRRTGEIMSNLTNDIAALQSAIVENFVSLVQEGLIFIGSFISMVYLQWKLTILCLVIVPLVTGTIRFFGRKLHNSGRTVQEKLADVTSMLQETIQGVRIIRSFNRTDFEIQRFQSVNESNFNATVRTIRQQSQMTPFVEFFSAFAVTAIIWYGGMSVINGVMTSGELIAFLMYAINLANPVKRVAEAVGNIQKSLAAADRVFHILDTRPDTIEKENAKELVINDGCVKFKHVKFHYNEGHPILEDFDFTAQAGKTIAIVGPSGAGKTTVANILPRFYDVTGGAVYIDGVDIRDVTLSSLREQIGMVPQDTMLFNTTIKDNILYGRLDATDEEIWEAVRAANAEEFIKALPQGLQTMAGDRGVVLSGGQRQRISIARAILKNPKILILDEATSALDTESEKVVQDALDKLMIGRTAFVIAHRLSTIKHADHILVLNNGRIEEQGTHEELISRHGLYYELYTMSTKNAEGV